The region TCCGCCTTTTCCCTGCCCCACGCATCCTGAAGCGCCAGGTACCAGGGATGGTCTTCCGGGTCCATGGCGAACTTCCCTTTCCACTTCGGGTCCAGCAGGTCGTCCCAGCTCTTGGGAGCCTCGGCCTTGGCGACCAGCTTGGTGTTGTAGCCGAGGACGAAGTAGTTGTCGTAGATGTCCACCCAGTAGCCTTCCGGGTCCACGAATCCCTTGCGATACGCCTTCGCCGACGGCGGAAGGTACGGCTGGGCCAGCTTGTTGGCCTTGATGAACCCGGCCTCGAACGCGTTCACGGCCACGACGTCGAAGAAGAACTTGCCCGCCCGCGTCTCCGTCTGGATCTTGTTGAGCACCTTCTCGGACGACCCCCGCCACAACTCCGGCTTGATGAAGGGATACTTCTTCCTGAACGCGTCGAGCAGGGGCTGCGAGTCGTCGATGTTCATCGACGTGTACCACGTGAACCGGCCCTCTTTCCGTGCGGACTCCACGATGGGATCCTGAGCGCCGACGGGAAGGCTTGCCGCCATCGCCAGCACCACGAGACCCAGCACGACAACCCGCCTCATTTCCTTCTCCTTTCGCGCTCCGGCGACGCTACGCTCCGAACAGCTCCGTGAAGCGCTTCTTGATCTCCTCGTTGCGGCGTTCGAGGTCGTCGGGGTCAACCGGGGGCAGGAGCTTGAGCTCGTTGAGCCGCGGTTTGTCGGCGGGGTAGCTGACGTCCGGGTTCGGGACGTAGGCACCCTCCTCGTCAGCCATGAGCTGCTGGACCGGTTTGGAGAAGAGAAAATCGCTGAACAGCCGAGCGGCGTTCGGGTGGGGGGCGGCGTTGAGGATCGTCACTGGGATGGTGATGAGGGGCACACCCTCCTGAGGGTAGACGATCTCCACGGCGTTGCCCTTCTGCCGCTGAGTGTAGACAAAGTACTCGGCGCCGTTGACGCCCACCGCGCGCTCGCCCGACGTCACGACCTGATACGGGTCGTGGACCGACTGGACGATCATGGGTTTCTGCTGGGCGAGCTGCTTCCAGTAGTCCCAGCCGTAGAGGTTCACCAGCGCGTAGATTTGAGTCAAGACGCTGCCCGAGTAGCCCGGGTGGGCCGTCACCAGCTTGCCCTTCCACTTCGGGTCGAGGAGATCCTTCCAGCTCCGGGGCGCGTCACTCTTGGCGACGAGCTTGGGATTGTACTGGACGATCACCGGGAAGGCCCGCCAGGCGAAGGCCATGCCGTCGGTGTCCTTGAACGCGTCCGGGAACCGATCGGCGCCCTGGGGCGTGTAGCGGGCCAGCATGCCCCGGCGCTTCAGCAGCGGGATGTGGCCGCTGTCGGCCGTCTCGAACACGTCGCAGTTCTTGATCCCGGCCGAGGCCTCCTGGAGCAGCCGCTGGAGCATTCGCTCGCCACCCCCGCGGTGCACCTCGACTTTGAGCCCGGAGTGGTGCTGCTCGAACATCTTGGCCACGCGCTCGGCCACCTTGACCGCGGCCACCGTGTACCAGACGACCTTCCCTTCCTTCCTGGCCGCGTCGAGGCTCGCGTCCTGGGCCCAGGTGGGGCCGGCGCTGGCCACGGCCCATCCAACAGCGATCACGACGGTGAGGAGCGGACGCTTCGGCATGACCCTTTCCCCTATCGCCCCTGATCGGAGTAGAGACGGTCGATGAACCCGGACTCGTCCAGCTCCTTGAGGAAGCGCAGCTCGACGAACTGTTCGGGTTTGGCGCTCCCGATCTTCGGGTTCTTGGGCGCCAGCTCGTCCATCACGAACTGGAGCCCCTTCAGCGTCGGATACGGCTTCCGTTGGATGATCTTCAGGGCGTACTCGTTGTACGCCGCTTCCAGCTCGTCCCGTTCGCCTGACCGGAAATATTTCGCGATGATCTTGAGACTCTCCTCCTTGTTGGTTTTGAGAAACGCGATGCCCTCCACGTAGGCGCGGAGGAACCTCCGCACAGTCTCCGGGCGCGCTTGAATGAAGGCTCGCGTCGTGGCGAGCGTGAGCTGCTGGTACTCGATCGCCTCCGCGCTCAGATCCAGGAGGGCCCTGAACCCGGCCTTCTGGGCCCGGATCGTGGCGGGCAGGGACAGGACGGCGGCATCCACGCCGCCCGCCATGAGGGCCTGAAGTCGAGCCGGCTGACTTCCGATCTGGAGCAGCGCCACGTCTTTGTCCGGAGCCATCCCCCACCTCTCGAGCGCGACCTGCATGGCCAGATAGCCGGACCCCCCGATGGTGGCCACCGCTGCCTTCTTCCCCCGGAGCTGTTGGGGTCGGATGATCTCCTTGGCGACGATGATCTTGTACTCGAGGAGGTTGACCACGCCGGCCAGGATGACCACGCCGGAGCCGGCGACATGACTGGAGACGACGTGAGAGCCACCGACCTGGGCGATGGGGACGTCACCGGCCACCAGGGCCGCCATCGCCTTGGCCCCGCCCTCGATGAAGGACAGCTCGACCTCGAGGCCATACCTTTCGAAGAAGCCGGCTTCCTTCGTGACCCAGATCGGGACGGTGGATCCACTGATCGACCCATAGGAGGCGCGGATGCGCTCGGCCGCGCTCGCCTCCATCGTACCGGCCGCGAGCGCGAGCGACGCACCCACCAGCAGAGCGAACCCGCGCATCTCGATGATCTCGCCCCCGCGACGGTCCGGTCTCGAAACGAACGCCGGCTACCGACTTCTCCCGGCCGCCCCGACGGCCCGTCGTTCCCCACCGTACTCCGGAGCGTCCTCCAGGTACACCACGGAATCGTAGCCGAGCAGCTTGAACAGCCGGTTCTGGGCCGACAGCAGCACGAGCGGCTCGTTGCCGGTGTTGAAGTGCTGGTGGATGGTGTTCTGCGGGACATAGACGACGTCGCCGGCGGCGAACTTCCACCGGCTCGATTCCTTGCTCACGCGGGCATAGTACTGGTCGGCGATCTCCGCCTGCACGTCCCAGTGGAGGCTTTCGCCGCGACCGGAGATCACGTACAGCGCTTCGTCGGCCATGTGCCAGTGCTTGGCGGACCGGCTACCCACCGGGATCTCCTGCTGGTAGATGTCCATGCTGAAGGCGCGGAAGTCCGTCCGCTGCGGCGACGACAGCACCCGCACGCGCCCGTCGCGCGTCGTCTCCCAGCGCGTGTCGGCCGGCTTCAGCACCTTCTTGCGCTGGTCCACCCCGGCGGTCCACAGGCGCCCCCACTCTTCCCGCGCCCCGTAGAGCTCCTCGTTCTTCACGGGGCCGCTCCGCCCCTGCTGCCAGAGGCCGAGGTACATCCACGCGGCCTTTGCTTTCATGATGAGGGCGACCGCCTTGCGGTCGGGATCGGCGTTGAAGTGCCGGTGCACCGAATCGTTGTGGACGACGACCAGGTCGTCCTTCTCCCAGTCGTAGCGCTTGGCGTCGTGGATCTCGTAGCCCCGCCCTTCCAGGATGTAGAACAACGCCTCGTTCTGGTGGCCGTGGCCGTGATTCGAGCCTCCCGGGAAGAGCTCGACGAAGTGGAGCTGGATCGTCTGGGTCAGGAACGGGTCGTCACCTGGCCCCAGCATCCACCACGTGCGCGACTCATGCGAGTCGCCGGAATGGGCGACGCTCGCGTCGTCGACGATGGTGCCCGCCTTGCGAACCCGGGGCGCGGTCCGCTGTCGTCGCAGGAAATCCCCGAGCCCGTAGACCTGCGACGCGATCCCCTTCAGGAAAACCCGGCCGTCCTCGCCCATCGGCTCCTCCCTACCCGCGCCCGCGCGTCGGCTGGGTTGCGGGCGATATTCAGTCGCGGCGATTCAGTAGCGGTCGGCGACCCGCAGCTTGGTTGGCGCCTCCAGCTCGTCCCAGTCGTTTCCGATGACCACATCCACCAGGGCCGGCCTCATGCTGGCCAGGGCGCGGCGGTAGGCCGGGATCAGATCCGCCGGCTTCTCCACGCGCTCGCCATGGGCGCCCAAGGCCCGGGCCACCTCGCCGAGGTCCGGTATGTAGAGCTTGGTCCCGATGAACCGGTCCGCGAAGTGCTCGTGCTGCTTGCGCAGCATGTTGCCATAGACGCCGTTGTGAGGGACGACGATCACGATCGGGATATCGTTGGCGACGGCGGTGGCGATCTCGCCCACCACCATCATCATCGCGCCATCCCCGGTGACGGAGACCACCTGCCGGCCGGGATGCGCGATCTTGGCGGCCATCGCCATGCAAAGGGCGCTGCCCATGATGCTGTAGTCGCCCGGCTCCAGGATCGGCTCGTAACAGGGGAACCCGTACACGAACCAGCCGTGGGTCGCCCCGGACTCGGCGGCCACGATGGCGTCGCGATCGAGCACGCGGCGCAGGTCGCGGAGCATCCGCAAGCGGGTGATAGGAACGCGATCCGAGGTCGCCCCCTCCTCCAGCGATCGCTCCCACTGGGCCCGCAGGGCCGCGATCTCCGCCCGGCGCTCGGGGTTGGTCCGCGGGCCCTGGCCGCGCTCCCTGAGCACCGCCAGCATCTCCTCGAGGACCGAGCGGGCGTCACCGGCGATCCCCAGCTCGACCGGATAGTTCTTGCCGATCTCGGCGGGATCGATGTCCACGTGGACGATGGGTACCTTCTCGGGGACGATCTTGTTGCCGTAGCTGCCGGTCGCGACCTGGCTGAAGGTGCACCCGAAGGCAAGGATGAGGTCAGATCCTTGTACTGTCTCAGCGGCGACCGGGCACCCCGTCGTGCCGATGAGGCCGACGCACAGCGGATGGTCCTCGGGGACGAGCCCCTTGTGGGTGAGAGCGATCGGGATGCCGAGGTACTCGGCGAGCGCGATCATCGCGTCTCGGCCCCGCGCCCACCGGAGCCCCCCGCCGGCGAGGAGCACCGGACGGGACGCCGACAGGAGCAGCTCCACCGCGGCACGGATCTGCGCGGCGTCACCCCGCACGGCGCCCTCCGCCTTGAAGCGGCGCGGCGACGGGATCTCGGGCGCGGCGATCCTGGCCTTCTGGACGTCGCGCGGAAGGCCCAGGTAGACCGGCCCCTTCCGGCCGCTGGTCGCGACCCGGAAGGCCTTCCCGAGGATCTCGACGATCCGATCGGCGCGCTCGATCCGAACCGCGAGCTTGGTCACCGGCTTGTACACCAGCGACTGCTCGATCTCGTGGAAGTTCGACGCCCCCTTGCCGTAGTGGAGCGTACTGACTTCGCCGCACAGGGCCAGCACCGGGGACGACTCGAGGAAGGCCTGGGCCACCCCGCCGATCAGGTTGGTCGCGCCTGGTCCGACGGTGGCGACGCACACCCCCGGGCGGCCCGTCACCCGGGCGTAGCCATCGGCCATGTAGGCGGCGGCCTGCTCGTGCTGCGTCTGGACGTAGCGGATCTGGGGCGAGCGCGCGAGGGAATCCATCAGGTCGAGGATCGAGCTTCCCACCACGCCGAAGACGTGGGTCACGTCCTCGGCTTTCAGATACTCGACAATGATGTCGGCGCCGCTCAGCTGCATGCCGCGACGCCTCCTAGTGCCGTTCCAACTTGTTGATACTAAATCTGTCCACGAACGACGTACACGGTGCCTTCCTAGGCGCGAATAGTTGGAACGGCACTAGCCCAGTCGGAGGGGGGCTCGGCGGCCCCCTCCGAAGCCTCCCCCAGCAAGGATTGCGCGGGCGAAGCCCGCGCTCGAACGGTGCTGACTCCGACGCGCGGCTACAGACCGAGGATGCCGCGCCATTTTCGGAACGTTTCGTCCAGCAATTCGGGGCTCGCCTCGGCCACCGGGGGGAATTCGTCGCGCCACTCCCAGGGACGGCAGGCGTCGATGAGGGCCCGGGAGTTCAAGCCCTTCTGCCCCGGCCGGATCGCGGGGTCGAGAGGGCCACTCCACGCCCGCCGGATGATGTCGATCGAGCGCTCGGGGTCCGAACGCGTCGCCAGCGCCCAGATGACGTCGAAGGTGCTGGTGGGATCGATATCGTCGTCCACCACGATCACGTAGCGCCCGAGATAGTTTCCGGCGGCGCACTGGGAGGCGGCCAGGGCGGCCTGCTTGGCATGGCCCGGATAGGCCTGCTTGATCGAGATGATGTTGAAGAGCCGCCCGCCGCCGGCCTCGTGACACCAGACGCCCTTCACGTTCGGGATTCCCATCTTCTCGACCTGATCCCAGATGAGCGCGGACTTCACGATGCCCTTGCTGAAGGAGTAGTCCGACGGCGGCCGGCTGGGCCGCGCGCACGTCAGGATGGGATCGTCCCGGTGGTAGACGGCCTTGACGCGTACGAACGGCTCGGCGCGCTCGCCGCTGGCGTAGTAGCCCGTCCACTCCCCGAACGGCCCCTCGTCCTTGCCCTCCTTGGGGAGCATCTCGCCCTCATACGCGATCTCGGCGGCGGCAGGGATGGGAAGACCCGTATGGCGCCCCTCGATGACCTCGATCGGCGACCCCTTGAAGCCGCCCGCGTAGTCCAGCTCCGAGAGACCGTAGGGCACCTCGTTGCCCGAGGCGAGGAAGAGTGCCGGGTCCTGGCCGACCGAAACCACCACCGGGCAGGGCGTGCCGCGCTCGAAGTACTTCTGCCGATGGATCCGGCCGTGCTTGCCGGGCGAGATGTAGAGTCCCACGGTCGTCCGGTCGTGAACCATTCCGCGGTACGTCCCGAGGTTGATCCAGCCCTCGTCGGGATCGCGCGTGACGACCAGGCATCCCGTACCGATGTACCGCCCTCCGTCCTTCTCGTGGTGCAGGGGTACGGGGAACTTGAGGAGGTCTACCGTGTCGCCCTCGTCCACGTGCTCGGCGACCGGCCCGTTCTTCACGACTTTCGGTGGGATGGGGTGGAAGTCGCGGATCTTCCGCCGGTAGGCCTGCACCAGCTCGAGACCGCTCTCCACCATGGGAAGTCCCAGCGTGAGCGCCATCCGCTTCACGGAGCAGGTCATCCCGAAGAGCGTCCGGTAGCCCGGTGGGTAGCCGGGCACCCTGTCGAAGAGGATCGCGGGAGGCGGCTGGGGACCGCGCCGATAGAGGAGCTCGGTGACCGCTCCCATCTCGAGCCGCCAGTGGGCCCCCTCGATCTTCCGGAGCTCACCCAGCTCCTCGACCCTCGCCAGCCAGTCCCGGAGATCGCTATAATCCATTCGCCTCGCCTTTCAGGTAATGGCCTGACACGCGGCGCACCTCGGGGCCTCGCGCGGCACGCTACCGGGTGGGTACGCGTGGGTCACCGGTGAGCTCGCGACAATTGTAGAAAGCAAGCGCCGGCAGGGCAAGCGATCTCTGGTTGCTCAATATCCTGGCCTTTTGAGCGTGTCTGGCGTACCTTGCCCAGGCAGGCACCGGAGACCAGCGCGAACGACCGGTAGTAGAGGAGAAAGGCCATGCCAAAGATCAAGCACATCGCCCTTTCTACCCAGGATGTGGACAAGACCGCCACGTTCTACATCGAAGTCTTCGGCATGAAGGAAATCGCCAAGATCGACGGCCCGGGGGCCCGCGGCTACTACCTCAGCGACGGCGATATCAATCTGGCGATCCTCAACTTCAAGAACGATGCGGCAGCCGGGGTCGAGCGCGGCAAGGACTACAGTGGCATCCACCACATCGGTTTTCAGGTCGAGAGCCTGGAAGTGATCGCCGAAAAGCTGGCTGAAGCCGGTTCCGAGCCCCGCGCTGACGTCAACCAGGCCCTCGAGGTGGGCCAGGGCCGTCAACATCATGCCAACGTCGAGGTGAAGTACAGTGGCCCCGACGGGATCATGCTGGACGTCTCGGAGACGGGGTGGGTCGGTACCTCGGGATTTGGCAGCTAGTGCCGTTCCAACTTGTTGATACTAAATCTGTCCACGAACGACGTACACGGTGCCTTCCTAGGCGCGAATAGTTGGAACGGCACTAGAGCCGGGAGCGGCGAGGACCGCCCCGGCGCTCGGCCCGCTACCTCCCCCGCCGCTTGGTGAACCACGCGCCGACCAGGCCGAGGAGCACGCCACCGCCGACGACGGCGGTTGCGAACCCGACCAGGATGAGCCCTAATCGCTCGAGATCCGTCATGTGTTCAACCTCCTACTGCACCCTGGGTGTTCACGTAGAGCGAATAGATCGCCGTGCTCCCGCACATGAAGAGCCGGTTGCGGTAGATGCCGCCGAAGCAGAGGTTCGCGCAGCGCTCGGGCAGATTGATGCGGCCGATGAGCCGGCCATCCGGGTTGAAGATCGACACGCCGTCGAGCCCCTCCTGGCCCATGCCCCAGCCGACCCAAAGGTTGCCGTCCACGTCGCAGCGCATCCCGTCCGGCGTGCCGGGGCCGGCGTCGAGAAGCTTCCGCTTGTTGGTGAGCCGGGTGCCGCCGTCCGCGACGTCGTAGGCCTGGATGACGCGCGGTGAGACACCCGCCTCGATGATGTAGTGCTTCGACTCGTCGGGCGAGAAGGCGAGGCCGTTCGGCCGGTTGATGTCGCCCGCCACGACCGTGATCTGCCCGCTCTTGCCATCCACGCGATACACGTTGGTCGGCAGCTCCGGCTTCGCCACGTAGCCCTCGTAGTAGCCGAGGATGCCGAACGGAGGGTCGGTAAACCAGATCGAGCCATCGGACTTGCACACGATGTCGTTCGGCGAATTGAGGGGCTTGCCTTCGTAGCGGTCGGCGACCGTGGTGATGGCGCCGTCGTACTCGGTGCGCGACACCCGCCGGGTGCCGTGCTCGCAGGTGAGCAGCCGGCCCTGCCGGTCGCGCGTATTGCCGTTGGCGAAGTTCGAAGGCTTGCGGAACACGCTGGCCACGCTGGTCTCTTCGTCCCACCTCATGATGCGGTTGTTCGGAATGTCGCTCCACAGCAGGGAGCGCCCGTCGCCGAACCACACCGGCCCTTCGCACCAGCGGAAGCCGGCCGCGAGCCGCTCGACCTTGGCCAGCGCGAGCCGGTAGCGCGCGAAGCTCTGATCGACGATCTGGATAGACGGGTCCGGGTAGCGCTGACTCGGCTGCCATTGCGCGAACGCGCGCGGCGCCACGGCCAGCGTCGCGGCCGCGGTCCCTGCCGCCAGGAACTCCCTTCTGCTCAGCCCCATAGCGTCCCCCCCGGGTGCTGGATGTGCCGGTGAGACAGGATCATGAACGGCGAGCCGTTCCCCAGTCAATCCCACCCAGCGGCCGGGCGCTTGACCCTGCCGGCTGGCCAACGCTACCTTCGGCGCACCATCTCGAACCTTCACCGGTCCGGCGGTAGGGAGGCCCAGCATGAAGTGTTCCCAGGGCGAGACCGAGGAGCGCGGGACTGCGCGCTTGTCCGGGACAGGCACCCGACCAGAGTCGGTCGGCTCGGAGATGACCTTGGGCTTCTGGTACCCCACCCGCCTGAGCCCGCGCCTGCGCGCCGGAACCCTGCGGCCCGAGATGCTCGCGGGGGTGCCGCTCGTCGTCGGGCGCGACGTCCACGGCGTCCCCTTTGCAATCCGTGACAACTGTCC is a window of Candidatus Methylomirabilota bacterium DNA encoding:
- a CDS encoding SMP-30/gluconolactonase/LRE family protein, which codes for MGLSRREFLAAGTAAATLAVAPRAFAQWQPSQRYPDPSIQIVDQSFARYRLALAKVERLAAGFRWCEGPVWFGDGRSLLWSDIPNNRIMRWDEETSVASVFRKPSNFANGNTRDRQGRLLTCEHGTRRVSRTEYDGAITTVADRYEGKPLNSPNDIVCKSDGSIWFTDPPFGILGYYEGYVAKPELPTNVYRVDGKSGQITVVAGDINRPNGLAFSPDESKHYIIEAGVSPRVIQAYDVADGGTRLTNKRKLLDAGPGTPDGMRCDVDGNLWVGWGMGQEGLDGVSIFNPDGRLIGRINLPERCANLCFGGIYRNRLFMCGSTAIYSLYVNTQGAVGG
- a CDS encoding extracellular solute-binding protein, which gives rise to MPKRPLLTVVIAVGWAVASAGPTWAQDASLDAARKEGKVVWYTVAAVKVAERVAKMFEQHHSGLKVEVHRGGGERMLQRLLQEASAGIKNCDVFETADSGHIPLLKRRGMLARYTPQGADRFPDAFKDTDGMAFAWRAFPVIVQYNPKLVAKSDAPRSWKDLLDPKWKGKLVTAHPGYSGSVLTQIYALVNLYGWDYWKQLAQQKPMIVQSVHDPYQVVTSGERAVGVNGAEYFVYTQRQKGNAVEIVYPQEGVPLITIPVTILNAAPHPNAARLFSDFLFSKPVQQLMADEEGAYVPNPDVSYPADKPRLNELKLLPPVDPDDLERRNEEIKKRFTELFGA
- a CDS encoding UbiD family decarboxylase, which encodes MDYSDLRDWLARVEELGELRKIEGAHWRLEMGAVTELLYRRGPQPPPAILFDRVPGYPPGYRTLFGMTCSVKRMALTLGLPMVESGLELVQAYRRKIRDFHPIPPKVVKNGPVAEHVDEGDTVDLLKFPVPLHHEKDGGRYIGTGCLVVTRDPDEGWINLGTYRGMVHDRTTVGLYISPGKHGRIHRQKYFERGTPCPVVVSVGQDPALFLASGNEVPYGLSELDYAGGFKGSPIEVIEGRHTGLPIPAAAEIAYEGEMLPKEGKDEGPFGEWTGYYASGERAEPFVRVKAVYHRDDPILTCARPSRPPSDYSFSKGIVKSALIWDQVEKMGIPNVKGVWCHEAGGGRLFNIISIKQAYPGHAKQAALAASQCAAGNYLGRYVIVVDDDIDPTSTFDVIWALATRSDPERSIDIIRRAWSGPLDPAIRPGQKGLNSRALIDACRPWEWRDEFPPVAEASPELLDETFRKWRGILGL
- a CDS encoding extracellular solute-binding protein, with the protein product MRRVVVLGLVVLAMAASLPVGAQDPIVESARKEGRFTWYTSMNIDDSQPLLDAFRKKYPFIKPELWRGSSEKVLNKIQTETRAGKFFFDVVAVNAFEAGFIKANKLAQPYLPPSAKAYRKGFVDPEGYWVDIYDNYFVLGYNTKLVAKAEAPKSWDDLLDPKWKGKFAMDPEDHPWYLALQDAWGREKAEKYGRALAGQTIQWRKGHTLIAQLLTAGEFPLGLVYAHRIEELKQKGAPVEWVTTTDPIPAELHPILIAAKAQNVNAAKLFVEFIASREGQAMIKAFGRIPAHPELELGWSVNPKQLKLQGVGVVGPDRASQVIKDWRDIFRPTGL
- a CDS encoding VOC family protein; protein product: MPKIKHIALSTQDVDKTATFYIEVFGMKEIAKIDGPGARGYYLSDGDINLAILNFKNDAAAGVERGKDYSGIHHIGFQVESLEVIAEKLAEAGSEPRADVNQALEVGQGRQHHANVEVKYSGPDGIMLDVSETGWVGTSGFGS
- a CDS encoding ABC transporter substrate-binding protein, with translation MRGFALLVGASLALAAGTMEASAAERIRASYGSISGSTVPIWVTKEAGFFERYGLEVELSFIEGGAKAMAALVAGDVPIAQVGGSHVVSSHVAGSGVVILAGVVNLLEYKIIVAKEIIRPQQLRGKKAAVATIGGSGYLAMQVALERWGMAPDKDVALLQIGSQPARLQALMAGGVDAAVLSLPATIRAQKAGFRALLDLSAEAIEYQQLTLATTRAFIQARPETVRRFLRAYVEGIAFLKTNKEESLKIIAKYFRSGERDELEAAYNEYALKIIQRKPYPTLKGLQFVMDELAPKNPKIGSAKPEQFVELRFLKELDESGFIDRLYSDQGR
- a CDS encoding cupin domain-containing protein, with product MGEDGRVFLKGIASQVYGLGDFLRRQRTAPRVRKAGTIVDDASVAHSGDSHESRTWWMLGPGDDPFLTQTIQLHFVELFPGGSNHGHGHQNEALFYILEGRGYEIHDAKRYDWEKDDLVVVHNDSVHRHFNADPDRKAVALIMKAKAAWMYLGLWQQGRSGPVKNEELYGAREEWGRLWTAGVDQRKKVLKPADTRWETTRDGRVRVLSSPQRTDFRAFSMDIYQQEIPVGSRSAKHWHMADEALYVISGRGESLHWDVQAEIADQYYARVSKESSRWKFAAGDVVYVPQNTIHQHFNTGNEPLVLLSAQNRLFKLLGYDSVVYLEDAPEYGGERRAVGAAGRSR
- a CDS encoding thiamine pyrophosphate-binding protein, coding for MQLSGADIIVEYLKAEDVTHVFGVVGSSILDLMDSLARSPQIRYVQTQHEQAAAYMADGYARVTGRPGVCVATVGPGATNLIGGVAQAFLESSPVLALCGEVSTLHYGKGASNFHEIEQSLVYKPVTKLAVRIERADRIVEILGKAFRVATSGRKGPVYLGLPRDVQKARIAAPEIPSPRRFKAEGAVRGDAAQIRAAVELLLSASRPVLLAGGGLRWARGRDAMIALAEYLGIPIALTHKGLVPEDHPLCVGLIGTTGCPVAAETVQGSDLILAFGCTFSQVATGSYGNKIVPEKVPIVHVDIDPAEIGKNYPVELGIAGDARSVLEEMLAVLRERGQGPRTNPERRAEIAALRAQWERSLEEGATSDRVPITRLRMLRDLRRVLDRDAIVAAESGATHGWFVYGFPCYEPILEPGDYSIMGSALCMAMAAKIAHPGRQVVSVTGDGAMMMVVGEIATAVANDIPIVIVVPHNGVYGNMLRKQHEHFADRFIGTKLYIPDLGEVARALGAHGERVEKPADLIPAYRRALASMRPALVDVVIGNDWDELEAPTKLRVADRY